A single region of the Glycine max cultivar Williams 82 chromosome 20, Glycine_max_v4.0, whole genome shotgun sequence genome encodes:
- the LOC100783870 gene encoding elongator complex protein 2, with protein MREVEVKRVFIGAGCNRIVNNVSWGASGLLSFGAHNAVAIFCPKSAQILTTLPGHKAVVNCTHWLPSSRFLFKAKQLEQHYLLSGDADGAIILWELSLADGKWRQVLQLPQSHKKGVTCISGIMVSQTEAMFASTSSDGTACVWELAFPMTGSGDCKLSCLDSFSVGSKSMVTLSLAELPGDSGQIVLAMGGLDNKIHLYCGGRSGKFVHACELKGHTDWIRSLDFSLPISINGEVNNIFLVSSSQDKGIRIWKMALRSSMSNGHGIDRKGEISLSSYIEGPVLVAGSSSFQVSLESLLIGHEDWVYSVMWQPPLVAPMEEDAYYQPQSILSASMDKTMMIWQPEKTSGVWMNVVTVGELSHCALGFYGGHWSPNGDSILAHGYGGSFHLWKNVGNDNWLPQKVPSGHFASVTDIAWARSGDYIMSVSHDQTTRIYAPWKVEASLQDGEFWHEIARPQVHGHDINCMAVIHSKGNHRFLCGAEEKVARVFEAPLSFLKTLNNATLQKSCSSDDIMGDVQILGANMSALGLSQKPIYAQAVHEAPKRSGIDGLDTIETIPDAVPTVFTEPPIEDQLAWHTLWPESHKLYGHGNELFSLCCDHKGELVASSCKAQSAAVAEVWLWQVGSWKAVGRLQSHSLTVTQMEFSHDDNFLLTVSRDRQFSVFSITRTGTGEISYSLLVRQEGHKRIIWSCSWNPHGHEFATGSRDKTVKIWAIERESVKQLMSLPQFTSSVTALSWVGLHHRKNNGLLAVGMENGQIELWNLSYNRADDGSIAAPGLAASLAVRIDPFICHASTVNRLAWKKNEDDQTSMQLASCGADNCVRVFDVSVE; from the exons ATGCGTGAAGTCGAAGTGAAAAGGGTGTTTATTGGAGCGGGATGCAACAGAATAGTGAACAACGTTTCATGGGGTGCTTCTGGTTTGCTCTCTTTTGGAGCTCACAACGCCGTTGCTATTTTCTGCCCCAAG AGTGCTCAAATTTTGACTACTCTCCCGGGTCACAAGGCAGTTGTGAATTGCACTCACTGGCTCCCATCTAGCAGGTTTCTATTTAAAG CAAAACAATTGGAGCAGCACTATTTGCTATCTGGAGATGCAGATGGTGCTATTATTTTGTGGGAACTGTCCCTTGCTGATGGGAAG TGGAGGCAAGTGTTACAGCTGCCACAATCACACAAGAAAGGTGTTACATGCATTAGTGGAATTATGGTTTCTCAAACTGAGGCAATGTTTGCATCTACTTCTTCAGATGGCACTGCTTGTGTATGGGAACTTGCATTTCCAATGACAGGAAGCG GTGACTGTAAATTATCGTGCCTGGATTCTTTCTCTGTTGGTTCTAAATCTATGGTAACCCTATCGTTAGCTGAATTGCCTGGAGATAGTGGGCAAATTGTCCTTGCAATGGGAGGATTAGATAACAAGATTCACCTCTATTGTGGTGGAAGGTCAGGAAAG TTTGTACATGCATGTGAGCTAAAAGGGCATACAGATTGGATCCGGAGTTTGGACTTCTCATTACCTATAAGCATCAATGGGGAAGTAAACAATATTTTTCTGGTTAGTTCATCTCAGGATAAAGGCATACGAATTTGGAAGATGGCATTACGTAGCTCTATGTCCAATGGACACGGCATAGACAGGAAAGGAGAAATAAGCTTATCATCCTATATAGAAGGTCCCGTGCTTGTGGCTGGTTCATCTTCTTTTCAGGTATCCTTAGAATCTCTTTTAATTGGACATGAGGATTGGGTATATTCAGTAATGTGGCAACCCCCTTTGGTTGCACCCATGGAAGAGGATGCCTATTATCAACCCCAAAGTATCTTATCTGCATCTATGGACAAGACTATGATGATCTGGCAACCTGAAAAGACTTCTGGTGTCTGGATGAATGTGGTCACTGTTGGGGAACTAAGCCACTGTGCTCTGGGGTTCTATGGTGGCCATTGGAGCCCAAATGGAGATTCAATTTTAGCACATGGATATGGTGGATCTTTCCATCTTTGGAAAAATGTTGGTAATGATAATTGGCTGCCACAAAAGGTCCCCTCTGGTCATTTTGCATCAGTGACTGATATTGCATGGGCTAGATCTGGTGATTATATCATGTCCGTCAGTCATGACCAG ACAACTAGAATTTATGCTCCGTGGAAAGTTGAGGCTTCTCTCCAAGATGGAGAATTTTGGCATGAAATAGCTCGCCCTCAAGTTCATGGACATGATATAAATTGTATGGCAGTTATTCATAGTAAGGGGAATCATCGTTTTCTCTGTGGAGCTGAAGAAAAAGTTGCCAGAGTGTTTGAAGCCCCGTTATCATTTTTGAAGACATTAAATAATGCCACTTTGCAGAAGTCCTGTTCTTCCGATGATATCATGGGAGATGTTCAGATTTTGGGTGCAAATATGTCAGCTCTTGGACTATCACAGAAACCTATTTATGCTCAAG CTGTGCATGAGGCCCCTAAAAGAAGTGGGATCGATGGTCTTGACACCATTGAAACTATTCCTGATGCAGTTCCAACTGTGTTCACTGAACCACCTATTGAAGATCAACTGGCTTGGCATACACTTTGGCCTGAATCACACAAACTCTATGGTCATGGAAACGAACTATTTTCTTTATGTTGTGATCATAAGGGTGAGCTTGTTGCTTCTTCATGTAAG GCTCAATCTGCAGCAGTTGCAGAGGTATGGCTTTGGCAGGTGGGTTCATGGAAAGCAGTCGGCCGCCTGCAATCCCACAGCTTAACAGTGACACAGATGGAGTTCTCACATGATGACAACTTTCTTTTGACTGTCTCGAGGGATCGCCAGTTCTCTGTTTTTTCAATCACAAGAACAG GCACCGGTGAAATCAGTTATAGTCTTCTTGTGAGACAGGAGGGGCACAAACGGATTATCTGGTCATGTTCTTGGAATCCACATGGTCACGAATTTGCGACAGGTTCAAGGGATAAGACAGTGAAAATCTGGGCCATAGAGAGGGAGTCTGTCAAGCAGCTTATGTCTTTACCTCAATTTACGAGTAGTGTAACAGCATTATCTTGGGTTGGTCTCCATCATCGGAAGAATAATGGACTTCTAGCTGTTGGAATGGAAAATGGCCAAATAGAGTTGTGGAATCTGTCTTATAACAGAGCAGATGATGGGAGCATAGCAGCACCAGGTTTGGCTGCTTCTCTTGCTGTACGTATAGATCCTTTTATATGCCATGCGTCTACCGTAAACCGtctagcatggaagaaaaatgagGATGATCAAACGAGTATGCAACTTGCTTCATGTGGAGCTGATAATTGTGTAAGAGTGTTTGATGTATCTGTTGAGTAA